Proteins found in one Spirochaetaceae bacterium genomic segment:
- the ndk gene encoding nucleoside-diphosphate kinase, protein MPNLTRTLALIKPDAFDRRLTGKIVDAALAAGLAIVAIKSVNLNRAQAEAFYAVHRERPFFASLVAFMTSGTTVAMVLEGDGAVPAWRDAMGATDPADAAPGTIRRRFAESIERNCCHGSDSDANAAVEIGCFFSGEELLR, encoded by the coding sequence GACACGAACCCTCGCCCTGATCAAACCGGATGCTTTCGACCGCCGCCTGACCGGCAAGATCGTCGACGCCGCGCTCGCCGCCGGCCTCGCGATCGTCGCCATCAAGAGCGTGAACCTGAACCGTGCCCAGGCGGAGGCGTTCTATGCCGTGCACCGCGAGCGGCCGTTCTTTGCGTCGCTGGTGGCGTTCATGACCTCCGGCACCACGGTGGCGATGGTCCTGGAGGGCGACGGCGCGGTCCCGGCCTGGCGGGACGCGATGGGTGCCACCGATCCCGCGGACGCAGCACCTGGCACCATCCGCCGGCGCTTCGCCGAGTCGATCGAGCGCAACTGCTGCCACGGCTCCGACTCCGACGCCAACGCCGCCGTCGAGATCGGCTGCTTCTTCAGCGGCGAAGAACTGCTGCGCTGA
- a CDS encoding polyprenyl synthetase family protein — MRGGAGCHHGLSGLADLSSTVDVAPPADRTLTRIYEPIAAELRLVEAGLARQIQALAENHEKLIERHAYLKDVVASLSAMRGKLLRPALVLFSGRAVQAGSAVGARYDAPLIAMAVAAELVHAASLIHDDIIDHSLMRRAHAALYREFGTSIAVLVGDVLYAQFFSLLAELPLAAGQRLRLVQLFCAVTKTMSQGEIFQHGIKRYGLAITVDDYLAIIRSKTAALMSACCAAGALVAGGSEQQITAAEEFGLQFGLAFQLMDDQMDQDALAADLAPGRQAREHAVSARTALAGLSPGPACAALDQLTGFVLAQR; from the coding sequence TTGCGGGGCGGCGCCGGGTGCCACCACGGGCTATCGGGTCTGGCTGATCTCTCCAGCACCGTCGACGTGGCGCCGCCCGCCGACCGCACGTTGACGCGGATCTACGAGCCGATCGCGGCTGAGCTGAGGCTGGTCGAGGCGGGCTTGGCCCGGCAGATCCAGGCTCTCGCGGAGAACCACGAGAAGCTGATCGAACGGCACGCCTACCTCAAGGACGTGGTCGCCTCGCTGAGCGCCATGCGCGGCAAGCTGCTGCGCCCGGCGCTGGTGCTGTTCAGCGGTCGTGCCGTGCAGGCGGGGAGCGCGGTCGGCGCGCGGTACGATGCACCGCTCATCGCGATGGCCGTGGCCGCGGAACTGGTGCACGCCGCCTCGCTCATTCACGACGACATCATCGACCATTCCCTGATGCGCCGCGCGCACGCCGCGCTGTACCGCGAGTTCGGTACCAGCATCGCGGTCCTGGTCGGCGACGTACTGTACGCCCAGTTCTTCAGCCTGCTCGCGGAGTTGCCGCTTGCGGCCGGTCAGCGGCTGCGGCTGGTACAGTTGTTTTGCGCGGTTACCAAGACCATGAGCCAGGGCGAAATCTTCCAGCACGGTATCAAGCGCTACGGCCTGGCGATCACGGTCGACGACTACCTGGCGATCATCCGTAGCAAGACCGCGGCGCTGATGTCCGCGTGCTGCGCGGCAGGCGCGCTGGTTGCCGGTGGCTCGGAGCAGCAGATCACGGCCGCCGAGGAGTTCGGTCTGCAGTTCGGTCTGGCCTTCCAGCTCATGGACGACCAGATGGACCAGGACGCACTTGCAGCCGATCTGGCGCCTGGGCGCCAAGCGCGCGAGCACGCCGTGTCGGCGCGCACCGCGCTGGCGGGGCTGTCGCCGGGGCCGGCGTGCGCCGCCCTCGACCAACTGACCGGCTTCGTCCTCGCCCAGCGATAG